The window GTTTCAAATCCCCTAGAGAGGTCTTTCCTTAGATGTGGTTCAATATCTAACGTtcaaagttttaaatgttcaaaatccTAAAACATTTCTACATCCGATCGTAAAATGAAGAGACTATATTAAGAAGCGAATGTATTAACAATGTAAAAAGTGTTTCGTTAAATGATATccgaaacaatttttatcatatatatatttttactacatTCAAAGTATTTTACGCTTGTCACGACTAATCGAATCGATTATGTGATGTTCGAGTATATATAATCAGCTGTTAAACGCACGCGATTACGCGTCCTTCTCAGGTACGGGATCGCCGGCAATACCAACATTCAGGGCGAAGAAGTCAAGAAGCTGGACGTCCTGAGCAACGAGCTCTTCATCAACATGCTGACGTCCTCCTTCACCACGTGCGTCCTCGTGAGCGAGGAGAATCAGCACGCCATCGAGGTGGAAACGGAGAAGAGCGGCAAATACGTTGTATGCTTCGACCCGCTCGACGGCTCCTCCAACATCGACTGCCTGGTCTCGGTGGGCTCGATCTTCGGAATTTACAAAAAACCCGAACAATCCGGGGAATCCACGCTGCAGGCCGCGCTGCAACCGGGACGGAACTTGGTCGCGGCCGGATACGCTCTATACGGCTCGGCGACCATGATAGTACTCTCGATCGGTCACGGCGTTAATGGATTCACGTACGATCCGGCCATCGGGGAATTTATACTAACCGAGAAGAACATGCGTATGCCCGACAGAGGCAATATATATAGGtacgaagagagaaaaagaaacgagagCGCGCGGTATCCAGTTTCGACGGGCTAACGGCTCTCTAACATCGCGAATAGACGCGTGAAAGAGTTGTCACATACGCTTTCGTTACGACATCAGATACAGTCGACATAATCGCGAATTCTTGACGACAGGATAGTTTGACATAAAGGAAGCGtttaattttacgatattaaagatgttttttaatattatacatccGAGAacgttaaaaagaaaaagctgAAACAGCTTtagtgtttcttttttttttttttaactccaTTCAAGACTAGGGGATAGGAATGAAACATCTTGCTTTCAATATCTCGAAAGTACTTCTATTTTGAGTGTGTCAACTCTCTACAGGCGAAATAATATCTGTCGTTATTGATCGCGATGATTATTTGCAGCATCAACGAAGGTAACGAGAGCACTTGGGACTCGTCTATCAAGGAGTATATACATTCCAAGAAATATCCCGCAACTGGAAAACCCTACAGTGCCAGATACGTGGGCTCCATGGTTGCCGACGTGCACCGAACGATTAAGTACGGCGGTATCTTTTTGTATCCCGCGAGCAAGAGCAGTCCCAACGGCAAGGTAATTGCGAGACGAACTTCTGAACTTTATATCAAAACTATCCCGCGCGGAACAAAAAGTACAAGACAGATCGAGACAGATAGAAGAGCGATTGCGACATCTCTCGCGCTAACACATCTCGTTTATCTTCTCGTGTTTTCTTCTCgattctcttcttttctcgcCCCGGAACGTTCTGATCTCGCCGTTTATCGCGCCAGGAATTGAGCAATGAAATAACTCGCTGATCCGAGTTACTTTGCCCCGTAAACAAACGTTCGCGTTACCGCCTGTCCGATAAACGCGCATAATAAAAGTATCGGACTTTGGAAATTATTCCATCTATCGCGCGCCGCGCGGGATAAATATCCGGTTTGAACTTGGACTGGATATCCCTgatttttacgtaaatttcTAACAAAACATTATCGTACTTTCGCGTATTACTCGTTCCGGTGAGCGCGGGAGCTCCCCTATCAGAAGCCCGATACCGGGGTCAGAATTTCAAGAGAACGTATTTGCCgataattaacttattattaaactgCAATTTATCACGTTGTACATGCGTTATGTAATTGCTGTGTTTGAATACTTCTC of the Monomorium pharaonis isolate MP-MQ-018 chromosome 11, ASM1337386v2, whole genome shotgun sequence genome contains:
- the LOC105839980 gene encoding fructose-1,6-bisphosphatase 1, whose product is MASKNTIMDSDCMTLTRFVLAEQRRVPAATGDLTQLLNSIQTAVKAVSSAVRKAGIANMYGIAGNTNIQGEEVKKLDVLSNELFINMLTSSFTTCVLVSEENQHAIEVETEKSGKYVVCFDPLDGSSNIDCLVSVGSIFGIYKKPEQSGESTLQAALQPGRNLVAAGYALYGSATMIVLSIGHGVNGFTYDPAIGEFILTEKNMRMPDRGNIYSINEGNESTWDSSIKEYIHSKKYPATGKPYSARYVGSMVADVHRTIKYGGIFLYPASKSSPNGKLRLLYECVPMAFIVKEAGGLATNGKIDILDIVPESIHQRSPIFLGSKDDVTDVMTFIKK